AAAGCCACATCCGTCCCACTGGCCCGATTTTCAGAGCGAGAAAGTGTCGGCTGTATATAAATAATTACGCTTAATTAAATTGAAAATACCATTAAATTGAATGAGGATTTCATCCAAATCGAGGTGTAGATTACGTAAAAtgttaatgtcacatgcacaaattcagggaaatgcctttcttgctagCTCTAAGCCCAACATTGCAGTGATCAATAACAACGTAACTGTTACGCTGGTATTAACgattcgggagacaggcgcaagaacgcgtaatagttttttttattacaccccaaattacggcgtgcagtgtaaaggcacggggacgaagaccaatcgaacacgtaacaaaaacacagggttgaaacccaaacaaaagagcgaagtgtaccttgaataaataacaCTAGTGGACAATGATTatcacacaggacgagacccgtaatcatctgcgcaatccacaagggcacgaaaaccaaaacacacagcacggGTACTCCCACGCACCAACAGACAtagtaacaataatcgacagcacCATGGTGAACAAAGGGAACATATATACGAAtgcaatcagtgggaataggggccaggtgtgcacAATGAAAGTTCCAGAGATCCGTGACAGTAACACAAAAAATAACAAAGTAGATCAAAACACACAAGATATAAAATAAGAAGAACACAAAGTAAGTAAGCATACCATAGACAGGGTCAGTTCCAgcaccatatttacaatgtgcaagGATACTTGatcgatagaggtagatatgtatagggtaaAGTGATTAGGCATCAGGAtatgcactatatatacaaaagtatgtggacaccccttcaaattaggggatttggctatttcagccacaccctttgctgacaggtttataaaatcgagcacacagccatgcattctccatagacaaacattggcagtagaatggccttgctgaggagctcagtgactttcaacgtggcacctttGCATTGTAGTGTATGTGTCTAAGTCAGTCTGGAATATAACCAGTCTGGTATTAATAAATTGTGTATAGGGATTGGGGTGGAAATATGGTTTTGGGAATCAAGAGTGGAGCTATCTTGAGCATAGATTACAGTACAGGACATGGTGGGATAGACTGATAGTATAGAATGATATGCTTTGGAAATCAGCCATTTTCTGTCAGATTTTGCACTTCCTTCCAAGGTTGAAGGGcattttccacagagggttctacatgaaactGTCCCTGTTGCTACAAATCTTGTTGTATCCTATGTTTTACATGAAATGTTTATTGATGTAGGCATACTGAGAAAACCAGTGGTTCCAAGAATGAAGGGGCAAAAATGTTTGTTTAAAAATAACTAAATAAAACAAGACTTACAGGCAATCTTGGTCTCATTATTTCACATATCGTAAACTCAAAACATCAACAAAGTACATTGGCATTAATCCTTCAAAAATGTGACTATTACTTAGAAGAGTGTGATTCAACTCATGATAATAAAGGAGTAAAATGTTAACTTACAAAACAGCCTCTAGCACAACAACACAGTGTCAATGTTCCACATTTCTATGGATAGAAAGCAAAAAAAGGGTATTACAATTTATCGGATTTGACTGATCAAATATAAAGCTAACTATCATCAACATCATGCAATGGCAGTGTTTGCCATTTTGACAAGGCAATTAATATACAAATACTATGTTACCAGTGTATCTTGTGTATGGTTACAAAGTCAGATGAATTGGGAAGTTCTCAGTTCTTTGAGCAAAGGCATCCAACAAACAATTTCAACCTTTTAATGTACTGAGTGGGTTTGGTTTAGTCAGAAAATGCGCAGTATAAGGATTCATGTTGTACAGGCTGTTCAACAAATGTGAGGGTATGAACTTTGTTGGGAAAAGAAGATGAAAGAGCTGTTGCCATTCAATTCTTACACAGAGAGGTTACGTCATTTAGcaaatgctcttatccagagcaacttgcagtagtgagtgcataaatgtttaatactggtcccccatgggaatcaaacccacaaccctggcattgcaaactccatgctctaccaactaagcCACACTGGACCTGTGTGTTCCACTCACTAAATTGGAATGAACCAATGAGTGAttccttttcacacctggttgAAATAGACCAGTGTTCAGGCCACAATAGGAGCCTTTCTTTCCTTCATGTGCCATTGAGCAGCAAAGGTTGGTAAAGTTCAGGAGGCACACCAATTTTTATTTGAAAATCTATAAATTGTGAAAATGAATGCCCCTGTGTTTATTTGTGTTTCACTTTCAGGGCCAGAGACTTCAGTCTGGTTGCCAGCTGCAGACCTATTAGTACCCCACAAAAACCCTAACATCACAGCTGTGGCGTTGTGTTTGtttgactttgtcattattgAATTGAGACATGCAGGCACAGTGGATGTGAATTGAGAATGTGTATTGACTCATTTTGAAGGGTGCACTTGTTAAGTCCTGACCATCTCAGATAATGTTTAGACTGAGAAACACTTCCAAACTGTTGACTCTGGTCTTGGACAATTCAACTTTGGGTGAGTTATGTATCTCAGAAATTTGAAAGGTATTTCTGAGGCCAAGTTTTCCATTCTTTCTGGACCTCAATGCTGACTCTTGAATTCATTTATTGAGGAGGGCTTGAATAAACACAGAATATGGCATGAGCTTTTGTGCCTTAGTGTTGATTGAATGTGTTTGAATAAGGATTATCCCAAAGTTGCCTTCAAGCTGTCATCAGAGAGTGTGTAATTTGATGTAATTCTTCACAAATCATAAATACAGTTTTGACATATGGTATATGGTTGTTATTCAATATTCAAACAATAGCACACAGGGTAATGAGAGAGCGGTCATTCACCACTACGGTTGAGTGGTTACTCCTGTTTTCTATCTGCTATTCCACTATGTCATATGACTGGTTTCTTTGAAACTTCCACAAAAAAAAAGGCCAAAAATCCAGTGTTCCTGGCTGCTTCAACCATACGGCTTCAAGCTCCACAGGAGGAATCTGTCTTGTAAACTGATCTGGCTGGCCAGTCATGACCTCAGCCTTCAAGCATGAGTTCTCAGCAATGGTCTGGGTTTAAAAGAACAGCTTTCCAGTGTAACTGAGACTAATTGGCATCTGTCCCTACGGAGAGCAGCAGAAGGTACAGTAGAGCTGAAAAGATGAACCTATAGACACCCTTTAAGCAACATCCCCTTGTGCCTCTGATGACAGAAGGTAGGCTAAAGAATATAGGCTGAGGagtcatttgttttatttttccCCACTTTGCATTTATTGTGCTCTTAACGCAATTTACTAAAGCAACTTTGTTTTTTAATTCTGCAATAGATTCATATTTTTCTGAGTGCTGCAATGTTAACTGGCAATGTGAACTGTGCAACAAACTACAATAAACCAAGTTTTCAATGCCAAATAGAAACGTATCTTTGTGATATTACTCATTTGGTGACAGTTTAATCACAGTATGTCGCCAAGCTGTTGTCCAACAAACAGGTTGAGAGCCGTCAGCAGATCTGTGAATGATGGTCTGTGATCATGACGGATACAGAGGGAACTCTGTGAGATGACAGGTGGCCGTGAACAGCATTAGCTCTCTGAGAATCCTCTTGGGGGTCTCATGGAACAATGTTCCCTTGGCCCTCAGCTGTGGATGGGCTAAAGTGACAACTTTTGCCTCTGCTGTGTCCATTAGCTTGATGTGATGAATTGACTGCTTGCTCCAGGACAGATTGAGTCCTGTTTCTTTTAATGGGATCCTCATATTCCTTTTGAGAATACCCAAGGTCTTATTCTACAGCTTTGCTTACAATGGAGCCCCCGAGCAAAAATATTCACTACAGTGCCTGAAATAAAGCAAGGTGACATTGTTCCTAAACCAGAATGTGGGTTCAGAGGGAAGGCTAAACTCATTAGAATGGCTGTTAGCCTCACTGGAAGTGTAGGAAACATGTTATTTTGAAGGTTGAACAAAATTAATGTAATTGCAGAGGATACAGATCAATGTCCTATAGGAATAGTGTCAAGAACAGTTAAGACTACATGTGgcagagtctagtggttagtgtcAGGCCAGTAGGCAAAGGTTGGTTTGAATACCTGAGCAGACATGGTGAAAATGGGCGacgtacccttgagcaaggcacttaccaATTTGCTCCAGTTATATGGCTAACCCTGTAAAGGCACACCAGCTTGGTGTGTTAACACATGAGATTACCAGGTCATTGTTACCTTGGGTTCAGACCCCAAAAATGGAAGAGTCTAGGTTACAAAAGCAGAGGACTTAATGAGATGGACCAGAGGCTGGCCAACAGCAGAATGGCTCTGACCTGAATAATGTCTGTGCAGATGCTCCTTAGAGTGCAGTGAGAGGCCTTGAAAAGGAGTAGCTCTGAGCAACTGGGTCAGCCCAGCCATGTTGTCCAAAAAATAAAAAGTGTAACAGCGTGAGTGTCTTGAACACATGTGAACACCAGCCATGCTCAGTTGCCATTTCCCCTTTAAGCCAGTCAAAAATATAACTCAAACAGTTAAATGCCAACCAGAATTTGTGCTCGTCGGCAAATGTACAAGTGATGGCTAGAAAATGGCCAATTgtaaactagctgcacttcacaTGAAATTGCCAAGACAGAAACTAAAGCACTGGCTCCTTCTAGTGGACAATATGAGGTATTACAATAAATAAAAGTATGAAACAAAACAGGATTTAAAAGTTTATAAAATGTTTATTGGCATTACATGAATATACAGTCTTGATCATACATGCAAGTTAGTGATTGCCAGGCAGAACATACCTACTTTAGGTCAATGCATTTCATTACCAGGAAGTCCAACACCCAGGTGTTGGAACACAAGCTGTACACTTCCAACACTAACATTTCTCCCAGTTGTTAAGACTTAACTAAAAAAAATAACATATAAGTCATACATTCTGTACAGTACAAGCAGCACATAGCGCCAGCAGGCATCTCATAGGGTGAGTTGTTTTGCAAGGTCCTTGATCAGCGAAGACTTTAGCTGTGAAATAGTTGCAATTCTCATCTGCTTCTGACTAGAGTACTTGTTCTTAACCGTCTGAAACAAAGAATTAAATCAGGGGGACAGGGGCCATTTGGTAGAATAATTTGAACTAATCATTGGTGCATGTAAAGTCGAAGTGGCATTCAAAGCAAGAGGCAGTACTTTGTATGATACTCACCATATGCTTAGTTTGTCCCTCGTTCACCTTCAGAACATTTTTAGCGATGTGCTGCATGGCATGGACCAGGCTGTCTTCTGTGTAGTTCATGTAATGCTGTAGTGTGGAGCTCTGAAGTGAGGACACAGAGCAAGTAAGACTAAGCAATAGCGAACAATGGCCTAGTTTCACTGGTCAGAATATCTAAAAATAAAAGGTAGATGCCATTCAGAAAAGTGAAGAGAACTAAAAACTGATGACATCTTACCCATTCGCCACAGTTGAAGACCTTCAGGGTGAGGGCAAAGGCTGCACTGGCcacctgggagggagggaagtgcaCCATCTCGTAGTCCACCATGGTGAGCTCCACAAAGTACTTTGCCAGGGTGTGGTGCTCAGCAGTCACCTGGAGAGATTTTAATTGGTGTGAATATAGGCCAGGGCTGTCCAACCATCTGCCAAAGAGCCACAGTCCTATAGATTTTTTGCACCAAAGCCAATCCAGTGCACAAGATtctaattagctggttgataaactaAGCAAGTTAAACCTctggttggagcaaaaacctacaggaaggtagcttTTTGGGAACAGGGTTTGAGCAATATAAATGGAATAGTATCAGTGTTGAAGGAGGTTGGCATACCTCGCCAATCTTTGAGGCCCTTCTGAGGAactggagggggagagggcgGCCAAAGCTGAACTTCAGCACCCTTAGGATCTTCATCTCCATGTCCCTGATCTGTGCAGTGGTGTAGGCCTGGTCGGTAACAAAGGCAAAGTCCACGATCTCCGGAGGGTACATCTCCTCGTATTTGGAGGCAATGAACATGGCTGTCACACCAACAAGCTGGAGCTGCTTTTTGGGCACTGGGTTATCCTGGTGAACGAGATGTCAGTCAATTGGGACCACACACAGTAATGGGAGCAAATTATTTGTGGTTGTGTCCAACCCATTTTGTTGCTCTGCCCCAACTTGAAATCCTGGATTGGCAAAAAATAAAATACGCCTACTAGCGTGTTAAATGAAGTGTCTGCTACATCCCCACCatgtggcctcccgagtggcacagtggtttaAGACactgccactagagattctgggttcgagtccaggctctgtcacagccgggaggcggtgcacaattagcccagcgtcgtccgggttaggccggcAGGGATagccttgtctcatcacgcactagcaactcctgtggcgggccgggcacagtgcacactGACACAGTAGCCAGGTGTTTCCTTCAACACATTGGTGCAaatggcttccaggttggatgggcattgtgtcaagaagcagtgcagcgaGGTTGTGTTTGAGGACGCGTGGCTCTAGACCATTGGCTCTCCCCGAGTACacacgggagttgcagcgatgagacaagactaactactaccaattggatatcacgaaattagggagaaaaaaAGGGGGTGAAACTACATTCCCTCAACTTCAAATAGTTTCAGATCAGGATGTCTAGGATAGTTGGTCAAGGGAATGTTCCCACTGGCTTATTACCTGAAGGAAGCGATCAATGATTCCCACAGTCATGAACATGGTCTCCTGCAGCAGGCGGAACTTGATTTGGACCTGGACGAGCCAATCGATGAGGATAGCACGCATGTTGCCTGTAACTTCCTGTCCCTCCAGATAGTTGGGTTTGACAGCCTGATCAATCTGCAAGGGGAGATGACAGAGGGCCATGTAGGCAACAGGCACATGCCGTAAGACAATGCATTTGATGGACATAGTTACTCCATTTCAAAACCAACCTCAAGTTTCTGGAGATATTTGTAGATGTCCTTCACATAGTCACTGCAGAGCATGGGGTTGTCGTAGTCGTCAGCATCTACATCCTTGATATTAAGTAGGACATCTGAGAAGGCCTGGCACAGCTCGTTGGGAGCACAGCCAGAGGTCTCCATTGGTGTGGGAGACATTGGCTCAGGCAAAACCTGTCAGATAAATATCAACGTCTGTACTCAATATGGGGTATAGTGGTGAACAAGGTCCAAAACGTGAATGGAGAGTTGAGCAGATTGAAGGCAAACAAAAAAAATGAAGCAGACAAATTGCCCATCACCCCAGAAGTCTCACCTGAACAGGGGCAAAAACTACTATTTTTGGTGGTTGAACCTCCTGGGCTTTTTCAGCCCGCGTGCTGGTCTTCCTGTCAACCACTTTAGTGGTTTCTGCCTTTGCATTCTGTAGAATAATTGAAGCGCAGTATTTTagtacaaaaaaaacaaacatggcaACTAGATCGTAAGAAATACATAGAACACACTTTTCCGGAAACGCACCTTTTTCAAAGTCTGTCTGGGGACTCCAACATTTCCGATTTCGCCGAGCGCAGCTCGTTGTCTCAATGTAGGCTTAGTTCCCAAAACAGCCTTGCCCGGCAGAGTAGTTTGGTTCTCTGAGGAAGCCAGGCGACTCTACAGCAATAAAAGAAACCATGTAGCGAGATTTATTCACACAGGCAAATAAAACAAGGGATGTCGAATACTGAATGACTACAGTACACTAGAATGTCACGAGAAGGAAACATTTTTTGCAGATGCACGAGGCGATTTCACTCATCGCCATCTGAGCTCCAAAAATTCTAAACTAATGCatacaattatttttttaaatgccacgACTACATTACAACAAAGAGAAATTCAGCGAAACATAAAACTTACTCTGGTCATAGGGAGAGCCATTTCGAAAGATGAGGTGATTTGTTGAAGACAGAAAACACTGCACTGTACAATACCAAAGAGTGAATCACCTTGGTTTAAATGCAGGCTTACTCGAATCTCATTCGCTGCGTTCCAAAATTCATTGTAATATGATTGGATGATACGCAGCCGCTTAGAATGCGTTCCTAGGACAACCAGTAATGACGACAggattcatatttttttttaagacTTCCGCCTCCTTATAAATAAGAAAAATACGTTTTGTTTCAGTTGAAAACAAAGGCACTTTATTGTACTTAATTACGGTTTATCaacttgttttgtttgtttgttgatgTTTTCTATTATGTAATGAATTATatgtttgcaaatatatttttatttattttattaggcaaatcagaagaacaaattctttacaatgacggcctaccggggaacagtgggttaactgccttgttcatgggcaggaCAGAATTCTatcttgtcggctcggggattcgatccagcaacctttcggtactGCCCAAACTCTCTAACCACCTAGGCTACGTGTCGCGCCTAGGAGCACCATCAGCTGCTAATTTCCCCAAAGATTCTTAAAAACCTTTGATTTTGGCTCTGTTTTCTCTGATAAAATGCAACTGTGATGGTGGAGTTATGTAATAAAGTGTACACTTGTACTACACTGTTATTTGACTATTTACGGTCTTCTTATTACTGCATTTGTGCTAGTCATGTAGGTAACAGGACATCATGACCATACAACACACATTTCTTATATTGTGTTAATTAACCTCTGATCCCATAAATGTGCTCTGGAGGCACATCCAGCTCTGCAGTAGCCACATATCTAGTGCATAATTACTCTTCTAAAAAAATGGAGAAAGAATAATAGAAGAACATAATAAAGAGAGTGGTTGTGGTCCAACTAAGATAAAAGTTATATATTCAATTTTTATTTCACATGaaccgcgcacacacacacacacacaaatgcaaaaaaaaaagaaagaaaaaaaggttATTTGGTACCACAGAATAAGTTACATGATACATGTTCCATCTTTCAGATAATTCATGGACTCCATTTGTTGTGTCATTGCCAGAACATCATGGAATCCAGTAGTGAGGCCAGACATGTGCTGGAAATAGGCCTCCTTCTCCACCTGGACAGATAGATTATTCACCCCGGCATCTTTCAGAATAGCAGTCACCTATAAAGAACAACATGAAAATGGTTTGAGATGTATTATTCGTGAAAAACACAATTAACTTAACCCCAAAAATAATCAAGAAACATTTTTTTCCACTCGCCTGCTGTATGATCCTCTGCTCCACAACGTCTGACATCAGCTGCAGGTGAATCGTTCCTGCGATGACACTGGCTGAGTGTCTCCAAAAGTGAGGGTCGCGGTAAGATAGCACACCTTCTACTTTCTCAATCTGAAAGAGCACAAAAAAATACCCAATCTGATTATTCATTGTATGGTGCGCTCTTCAAACACTATCAATCAACTGAACACAAATTGAATGTACGTAATTACAATCTTTCAATTTTGATTTACTTTACTATGTATGTAGAGGTTTTGCTATCCAACCTTTTCCAGGGCGATGTTGAGGTCCTTCTCATGTTCAGGAGGCGTCCTCAAGAGGAGGACCTCGGCTGCATCTGTCAGCAGCGGGATGACACTGAGGAAGATGAGggtggagatgaagagggaaCAGATGGGGTCAGCGATCAACCAGCCAAACTGACGAATGAGGATTGTGGAGATGATCACACCAACACTGCCCAGGGTGTCAGCCAGCACGTGCAGAAAGACCCCTGGAAAAAAAGATgtgattaaacactgactgtgGTCCGTCATACAGTAGAAAACAACGAAGAGCAAATGAGCACCTAATTTGGACGTACATTCATAACACCTCTCTTCAGCTCAGGTCTAGAAGGAATTATGAACAGTTTTTATAATGTGGATCACTCACCTCTCATATTGGCATTCATGCCCCCGCCATGGGAGTGGCCATGGCTGCTTCCATGACTGTGTCCATGGCTGCTCTGCCCATGCCCGTTTCCACCGTGCCCATGTCCCCCATGAGAGTGCCCGTGCTCGCTGTGCCCATGCCCGTGGGAGTGGCCATGATCATGTGATGAACAGTTGCTTTTAGCAGCACCGTGGGAGTGGGCGTGGCTGAAGGCACAGATACCCACGAGGTTGACGAGGAGCCCTCCAACTGACACAGGCTGGGGAAAAAACAGATGCTGTGTTATCAGGGTTACCAGACGAACATGTGTTTAAACTCTTTTGGACAACCTACATATTATTAGGCAGAGAAACTTGAATATGTTTGATACAAATGTTAACATGATGAACATAAAGAGGCATTATGAGAAGCTGTAGAGATGGTTAACTTACTGTCAGCATGTCTGTGTTAATGTTGGGAGGGTCTACGAGTCGGGTGACCGACTCCACAAAGACAAAGAAAGCTATGACCATGAGGAACAAGCCATTGATGAATCCAGAGAGAATTTCAACCCGGCCATATCTGCAAATTTAAACAGAACATTGATCATTCACATTTGAATTTCTCAACTTGACAATAATAGCTCCAGATAAGAATGAAGATGTCCaattagggctgggcgatatgacgATATATATCGTGTGACGATAGAAAAACTTCTATCGTTTATTTTCGTTGTGTCGCAAATCACACTCTTTACGGCAATATTTTTTGTCGATTGGACGACACTGTGTTCTTCCACATGTGCGGAAGGAAAtttgcaacacaaacaaacatggaggagagtgaacgtgaCACAGAGCACGAAGAGGAGCTCGTATCTAAAAGTGGTGCTACTTCGGTCGCTTGGACGTGGTTTGAGTATCAAAAGTCTGACACGGGCCAGAAAACCGTCCTCTGCAAAATATCCCGCTGGCCGGTCCCGACAACAGGCTCAAACACCACTAACCTCTTTCACCACCTATGCAAGAATATTGTGAAACAGCATGGAGAGTCTAAGGATGAGACCCAAAACAGTACAGTCGAGTGCTCAAAACAAACCCCCGACTCAGACGTTGAAGAGGCTTTTGCCCCCGGCACACCATATGGCAAAGAATCAGGAAGATGGAAGAAGATAACAGCTGCCGTTACAACTTACATCTGCAAAGACATGGCTCCAATTTACACGGTCGAGAAACAGGGGTTTCGTGAGTTGGTGCTAACACTCGACCCAAGGTACCAAATGCAAATTGATATAAGTGAcaagtattaatgccaaaataacatgcaaaacatatatatatatatatatataaatatatttttttaggcCTATATTTGTTTTGTTTGCAACTATAGTTGAAGTGTTTTCTATTTACCTTTTTAGGTTTCATAAATTTGGTTACATTCTTAATTATTCTTAAATAAAAGGAGAAATAATCATATGAGTAGGTACCTTTTATTTATTGAGTAtaactcaaaatgtaataagaAATAGGCCTTTACATGTAGTCATTTCATATAAACTATTTATTCATTGAATTTACAGAAAATGTGCTATATCGTAATATGTATTGTTATCGGGATATGAAATGTACTTATAAATCGGGATATgagattttggccatatcgccaaAATACCTCTTAGAGCAGCTTATCTCCATTACTGAGCTTACCCATAAGAGTATATCCTGGTTGCTTTCCAGCGTGTCATGAGAGCTGCAAAGAGGCCCAGCACTAGAGCAGAGCAGTCAAACAACATGTGGAAGCCATCAGAGATCAGGCCCAGGCTGTTGGTCCACACACCGTAGAAGAGCTCCACAAACGTGAAAGCCTAGAACGTGGAAAACAAGAAGTAACACGCAATTTAGTCAACTAATCTTAATTTTTAGCTACCACAAAAAGCTCTGTCGACAAGACATGGTACTGAAATTCTCAAGTCTAGATCACCCAGTCCAGTCATCTGATATTCAGTCCTGTGTATTCTCATACCTGAGGTTCTACTTACCAGATTGAGACAGAGGAAGTAGAAGATCTGTCTGGAATCATACTCCTCCAGGATCTGTTTGAGGGAGTCTTTGATGAAGCGGGGCAGAGACTGGGACGTGTGCTGCAGGGCGTCCCCCATGAAGTTATACAGAGGGGTTCCCTCTGGGGAATACCCCACCAAGGTCCCCTTCTGACCCTTCTTCGATGGTGACGACAAGATGCTGTCAGCTGAAAACAGTGAGTGGGGCATTTACGGTATATGACATGCTCAATGAATGCCACCTGAAAGTTAGACAACTTAATGCCACAGTCCTTACTCTGACGAAAACTGTCTAGCCACCATGAAGTCAGTCATTACTACTGCCGGTACTCTCACTCACCCATTATGAAGAAGACTGCACTGACCAGCACCCCCCCAGAGAGCACATGCTCCGTCTCTGTGCTCTCTTGCTGGGGGGTCTTGCTCATGGTCCGGAGCTGTTCCGTCAGCGGGTGGGTCCAGAAGTTGGCCAGCAGCAGCCCGCTGAGGAAGAGAAAGATAGAGCCGTAGCGGGCACACCTGGGAGCCTCCATCTTGGTGATGCAGATTGACTCTACATAGAACTCCAGGATCATCACAGAGAAGATGATCATCCCAAATGGCAGGATAAGAGCCGACCATGACTCCACTTTGCTCTGGAAATTTAGAATCACAGATTAGGCACTTTGTACTCTTTATGCAGAAACAAACCCCCAATTGTTTGGGCTCTGAACCTTACTGAGACAAAATATTTGTAAGAAATCTGATAAACATGCATTATAGATGCCTTAGAACTGTGCTTCCCCATATTATCCATCTCTTACCTCTGTGGTGGCTGAGAGCACTATGACCCAG
This region of Oncorhynchus masou masou isolate Uvic2021 chromosome 8, UVic_Omas_1.1, whole genome shotgun sequence genomic DNA includes:
- the LOC135544495 gene encoding G2/mitotic-specific cyclin-B1-like, translating into MALPMTRSRLASSENQTTLPGKAVLGTKPTLRQRAALGEIGNVGVPRQTLKKNAKAETTKVVDRKTSTRAEKAQEVQPPKIVVFAPVQVLPEPMSPTPMETSGCAPNELCQAFSDVLLNIKDVDADDYDNPMLCSDYVKDIYKYLQKLEIDQAVKPNYLEGQEVTGNMRAILIDWLVQVQIKFRLLQETMFMTVGIIDRFLQDNPVPKKQLQLVGVTAMFIASKYEEMYPPEIVDFAFVTDQAYTTAQIRDMEMKILRVLKFSFGRPLPLQFLRRASKIGEVTAEHHTLAKYFVELTMVDYEMVHFPPSQVASAAFALTLKVFNCGEWSSTLQHYMNYTEDSLVHAMQHIAKNVLKVNEGQTKHMTVKNKYSSQKQMRIATISQLKSSLIKDLAKQLTL
- the slc30a5 gene encoding proton-coupled zinc antiporter SLC30A5; this translates as MDDKYSSNVLSSGQLGRVEVPNARLTRYIVLLLVSKVLKALGIFESYDLLKVVHIVQFIFILKLGCAVILVFFQKPFSSGKAISKRQWIKLLKHSVISCIISLLGFFGLTLCGPLRTLLLFEHSDVVVIALLSVLFTSSGGGPSKTRGAALFIIAVICLLLFDNDDLMAKMAEHPEGHHDSALTHALYTAIAFLGVADHKGGVVLLVVSLCLKIGFHTASRKLSVEIGGAKRLYALDNLVSSIVLLPWVIVLSATTESKVESWSALILPFGMIIFSVMILEFYVESICITKMEAPRCARYGSIFLFLSGLLLANFWTHPLTEQLRTMSKTPQQESTETEHVLSGGVLVSAVFFIMADSILSSPSKKGQKGTLVGYSPEGTPLYNFMGDALQHTSQSLPRFIKDSLKQILEEYDSRQIFYFLCLNLAFTFVELFYGVWTNSLGLISDGFHMLFDCSALVLGLFAALMTRWKATRIYSYGYGRVEILSGFINGLFLMVIAFFVFVESVTRLVDPPNINTDMLTPVSVGGLLVNLVGICAFSHAHSHGAAKSNCSSHDHGHSHGHGHSEHGHSHGGHGHGGNGHGQSSHGHSHGSSHGHSHGGGMNANMRGVFLHVLADTLGSVGVIISTILIRQFGWLIADPICSLFISTLIFLSVIPLLTDAAEVLLLRTPPEHEKDLNIALEKIEKVEGVLSYRDPHFWRHSASVIAGTIHLQLMSDVVEQRIIQQVTAILKDAGVNNLSVQVEKEAYFQHMSGLTTGFHDVLAMTQQMESMNYLKDGTCIM